One window of Patescibacteria group bacterium genomic DNA carries:
- a CDS encoding helix-turn-helix transcriptional regulator, whose amino-acid sequence MAIEINIGGNIKKYRNKQGLSQEDFAKKSDVKYTTLTKIESNVIKKPSVLIMAKLAKALGVSIEDLIK is encoded by the coding sequence ATGGCAATAGAAATAAACATCGGGGGAAATATAAAGAAGTATCGGAATAAACAGGGCTTATCACAAGAAGATTTTGCCAAAAAGTCCGATGTTAAATATACAACCCTAACAAAGATTGAGAGTAATGTTATTAAAAAACCGTCCGTGCTTATTATGGCGAAATTAGCCAAAGCACTTGGCGTTTCAATTGAGGATTTAATCAAATAA